One Triplophysa rosa linkage group LG8, Trosa_1v2, whole genome shotgun sequence genomic window, ATTTTCCTCTCATTCCAAATTTTATATAAACAGTAAGtacattataataaaacctCAACATTGCAAACTTTTTTCACATTTCAACTCAAAGCAActaattttataaaataaactttgTAAAAGTAACATTTAAAACTAACTTGGAACAACCATCTTACCACGAAATTGGGGTTTTTAAAAGGAAGAGCCTTAGTAGTAGATTCTGTATCAACTACTGATTTGCTGCCTTCAGCAGTTTCCTCCACAGGAACAACCTGAACAAACAGGGAAATCCATCATTAAAACAGATTCATTACCAAATAGTGAGAAATGCAAACAGTAAAGTGGCTTTTCTGACCACAATCTAGAACGATATACATCTGGAATTCATCTGTTCTCTAAATCAATAAAGGTGTAATTTCTTTACCTGAGCTTGTGTTGTTGACGCTGAGggctgtgtttttctttttttgctgtTGTTATTTGGTTGGGGGGCTGTGGGGTTCGCGGGGCTAACTGCTCGTTTCTTGACGCGGGCCTGTGCGACTAACGCCGCTGAAGTTGGCGCTTTACTTGTCGAGACGGTCGGTGAATTTAAATCCCTGATATTTAACGTCCCCGGTGCGGAGGGCGCAGACATTTGTCTTGACTGTGTTTTAAACAAAGAACATAAGCGGAATATGTTAAGAGCATGTTAGCCATCAGCTAACCACAACATCCCGTTCACCCGGAAGTGGTAAAGAGACGCGCGTGCTGTATTTGGGTCGTCTTCTTCCCTCTGTCGGTAGGACAAGTAGAGTCCACGTGTAAAAGAGCGTtgtaaatatgattttattgtattatttataaatatgataataaaaatgcatctagtgtttttatttcagctTTTCAAACAGACCGATACCAGCTTtaatatgtttgtaatgcaatgtaatgtTATAAATATGTCTATTTTATTATACTCATAGAGGCAGCAGCTGGACACATCAAAGTTAGTGTCCTTCATTTTAATCTCTCTGTTCTTGTCCTTTCTTTGAATGGCATTACTTGTCATTTCACCCTTTCTGCAGTCTTAAATGTCAACATCAGAGTTCACTTTTCTCTTTCATGTAGATCTCTCTACATGTTATGGAACTCAAAGAgatgaaaagagaaaaatatgagaaagaaaaatcagCACAATGTCAAGCAGGCTGCACGTTTTGCAGAATATGATGTCCTTGAGTCTATTCAAAATTGCCAATACTTTTATGAACTCAAATGAACTATACACACAAGGTGAACATTTGTCTTTGccttttttaataaagtttaatacAATCAGTAGATGCAGTAggtttattatattattcattattacaGATAATTATAAATACTTCATCAAGGAAAATTATTAATGACCTGACTAAgaggataaataaacaaaaacagtcaTTGGTTTTCAGGGATTCAGGATGATTAATATCATTGACAAAAGTTGAGGCATTTAAAGTACTTGTACTGTGTGAATTGTACGAAACTAATGTTGCCATACTAACTAACTGTGCCATACAGTTTTCAGATAGAATAGGACCCAAATCTACATCTTAAAGAAGAGCATTCCCTTTCATCAGTGAATAAAACATACCCATAGTTTGTTCAGGAATCCTGTTGACTTTGCTTagtttgatatttatttatcacTATTATTGCACgcgcactctcacacacacacgcacacacacacacactcctgttcctttaagaaaacAACGTTGGATGTTGGCGGTAGCTGATAAGAATGGATACAGAGCCTCCTTCCTGTTATAGTGTGGGGTCTGCATCTTATCTTGGCTGTTGACCTGAAAACAGCTGTCTGGGTCACCTCAATTTGCTCTTGCTGTAGTGTTATGGCTGGGTTACAAGGCTGAGAAAGGAGGGAGGCAAAGACACATTTGACATCTCATTCATATTTCATCATGACAGCAATGTCATTTCAAGTGGCCAGCTCATacaatacataaataaactatAGCTATATTCTGGGTTAAATAGCAAACAACCATGAATATTTTATGAATCACACTTAAACGGGAAGAAATGAAATATTTGGCTTTTCTCAGGTTATTTCCAGAAATTAGCTCTAAATCAATAACATCTCAAATACACCAGTGACAAGTGAGAAATGTCAGCTTTGTGTATGGTTGTGTATGCTTATGTTAGTTTAAGAAACGCAAGAGTACTTCAGAAGATAAGAGACAGAGGTGTGTCAGTCATCAGTATTTACAGATCTTGaggtaaaataatataaactacataattGTGAAAAATCTgatgatgttttgttttattcaatataaaaaataaaatattttactaaAACATAAGCAAATCTATGTCAAACATACAGATGCATTTGCTGTTTGAACATTGAGGTGATGTGCTATTTAACTAACAATTACATATGTTTTTGCttatttataatgcattaattctttgtaaaacattaacaattaaaataaatttatagTTGAATATAGAAAAgtacatataataatattagaTTATTACATATAACATAATTAACATAATTCATTCTCAGATTTTTTTCAAAGCTGACAAGAACACTTTTCCAaaacaggatgtgtgtgtgttgtgtatgtatgtacagtgcATTTTCCAAAGTGCAAAAATAATCCCATATTTCACACTACAGGATGTCAACATTACAGCGCAGTCACAACAGTGCAGTCCTTAGGAAAACTTGGGAAGGGCAATAGCTGACATTGAGAGTAAAATTATAGGCATCACTAAGTAAACATTACAGTGCAAAAGAGTATTGTTTGTAAAGCCTTTCATTACAGTGGGAACTCATCATTAGTCTATAAACTGATAACAGCTTAGATAAAAACACTATCTCAGTAAGAAATCACTAAATCAACATTTTATTATAAGGTTTATGTTAAGATTTATTGAGTAGGCCTACAGgatatttcattttactgttttcattttcatttcattttatttcattaactgttaataacaaataaactcACTAAGTCAACTCACTCGCTTTCAGAACAGTCTCCAGATAATGTTTCTCCTATATAATGACTTGCGATACAGTTAATTTATTGAT contains:
- the ino80c gene encoding INO80 complex subunit C, with the translated sequence MSAPSAPGTLNIRDLNSPTVSTSKAPTSAALVAQARVKKRAVSPANPTAPQPNNNSKKRKTQPSASTTQAQVVPVEETAEGSKSVVDTESTTKALPFKNPNFVHSAIGGAAAGKKNRTWKNLKQILAAEKALPWKATDPNYCTIDAPPSMKPSKKYSDISGLPANYTDPQTKLCFASTEEFSYIRQLPTDVVTGYLALRKATCIVP